The nucleotide window CCTCCTAATTACTTAGATCCTCAGATCCTGAGAAGCCTATGATATAGAAGCCGACGACCGCTGtagatgattcacataacctcTGCAAACTCTCCTTCCCAACTCACCCATCTCAATTCTCAAGACTCTTGCGCTGGAAAACGTATGGGGGCCGGGCCACTTTTCTTTATACATGAGCATTTTGGCGCATTGCCAATTGGTGAGGCAACAAGGCATATTTTGCATTTTCTTTAGGTAGATtgtaaaaagaaaagtaaaattatggctgttttttatgattttaaatATGACAGTGatcacacactcatttttattttcacacaattttattttattttagttattgatttttttcaatttattcgatCCGACTATCAAAAATTAAGCTATGAAAGTTCAAGGTATTGATTATGGTTTTCGACAAAATTAAATGTCTATAAAATCCAAATATACTTTATAAACTGTTTATAAAAATTCTTTTGTATTCAATAACAATTTGGTTTCAATTCAGTTTGAAAAGTGAagacttttttattttgtgaattTAGCGAGATTTTATTGTGCATTTTAGGTCATAATAAAGAAAACATTTTAAGGGGTATATTCAATtgagtattttttttaacatatgaTATTATCTAAACTAAAGGAATAGGGAGTGAGATAAGACTTGCACTGAGctagccataataatgtggttcaaattcttgTTTAACGAGAATCAAacataagacatctcacttactaGCTAAAGAAATACCATTAAGTGGCTTGTTCAATTGAGAttagtcattttaaattttaatcatgGTATTCAATCAAGATTCTACTACAAATCTAGATTTATTCAATGAAGATTACTTTTAACAAGGCATGTATAGATCGGTGACTGTCATTCCAGCCATGTCAGAGTCGTTATTACGCATCTCTGGAGTTGTGGCCACATGTCTGGATCTTGGGTGGCAGAATCAGTATAATTGGTTACAATGACCTTAGCCATCAAGTCCTAGGTGCTTATGTTCCACTGACACGCGAACAATGAGATCTCAGGGTCGAGTTTAGGGTATCAGGGTGTTAACgcaggacttggattgtctgccctctaattgtggtgccctccccgtgccctcctgtttttgtggtcacggttaagccacgtcaacattttatattactatttctttttgttttattatttttataaaaaaataatataaaatattgacgtggcttaaccgtgaccacacaaaacaggagggcacgggaagggcaccgaaataggagggcagacaatccaagtccgttAACGCAGGGTCCTTTCTGGCCTCTAGAAACGAGAAGTCCAAGGCACATGGAAAGAAGAGAAAACCAATACCCAAAGGAAGAAATGAGGACTAAGACCTCATGAGGTAAGAGGAGATAACTTTTTGGCACATGCTAGGCAATCTTTGAAGTGCTAGGCAGAGTGCTAGGGTGTTCTAATTAGACGGGACCAAGAGTATCTCCCATCCCACTTTCCATCCCCTCCTACTTTTCTAGCCATTGATTTAATGTTTAGCTATTTTAATGCTTCAGATTTTGTCACTTCACCAACAACTCCAAAGAATCTAAAGCCCAATTTTGCATACTTTTTCTATTGCATTTCCCGCCCCTTCCTATCCATTTCCTGACTTCTTTTTGCTGCCATTCCAGCCCCTAAAGTCATTTTCTCCCGCCTCTTCCACTTAAGATGACTTCACCTTCCGCCGATTCGATATAAGTTTGATCTTCTTACCTTTTGCAACTCTATCCTTATGCCATTTCACACTGCTGCATCTTCATTGGGTCTTCCCAGGtctgtttatgtaattttctttgcttctttttgctCTTTTTTGCTATTggatttgtattttctttttgataACATGTTGGGGTCCTCATTTTTTTCTTGGCCGTACAATTGGATAATGAAGAGCAAATAACCAATATTTTTGGCGGATGCTAAAATGATAAGTGACTATGGTCATTTTGGAGGCGGCAAAAAGAAGTCAGGAAATGGATAGGAGGAGGTGGGAAAGGCAGCATAAAAAGTATGCAAAATCGGGCTTTAAAGATGCTTTGGAGTTGTTGGTGAGGTGGTAAAATCTAGagcattaaaataactaaacattAAATCAATGGCTAGAAAAGTAGGAGGGGATGGAAGGGGATGGAAGGTGGGAGGGGAGACAATCTTGGTCCAATCAAACCACCAGGCCATCAAAGGGGTGCTCTAATTAGACCACCAAACCATGGTGCTCTAATTAGATCGCCGAATCAGGATTCTCTATCAGGACCACCATTGCAGTGCAAGGCTTAGCGGCAAGCATGCAGTGCTAAGGAAGAGTGCTAGACATACAATGCTATGCATGCAGAGTGCTCTACGAACAACCACCTTTCCGAGTGCTCTACAAATAACCACTAGATGAAGTCACGTTGACCAAGACTAAATATTTATTAGACTATATTTGTTGAGTGAATATGAAGATGCCCTTTATgagtgaaccacgatatatccTTATGTTCATCTTACTattgttttttaaaattattatatcCTCTAAGTCAACCTTACGATATGTGAGTATCAACCCACACCTGTATGAGTTTGACCCGCAAATTTTAAGCATTAACACAGGGTCCATAGTTTCGATCCCTAGTTTGAGGACCCAAGATCATGTAAGAATCCTATGTGGACTCAACTAGTTAGGATAAAGGAGAAGTAATGGGTTGGTAATACAAATCAaatgggagcatttttgctcaccaccataaactatggtgtatgcttACCATATACCTAATCAATTGACATATGTCAATTCACTTAATCTTGgttatgtttttcaaaattgaaaaactaacatttaatatgaaagttaactagagttaagtgaaatgacacgtgtcaattgattaggtgtatggtgagcatacaccatagtttatggtggtgaaCAAAAATGCTCCCCAAGTCAAATAGAGTTTGAATACGTGTAAAGCTACATCCTATAATTGAGGAATACACTTCCAACATGCGTTTGAAAATAAGCACTAATCACTACTGCTCCATACACGGTTGGGATTGGGTGCAACGGGTGAATAACCAACCCTCCACGATAGATGGAAGTTGGCTACCATTGCATCTATATAAAATGAATTCCCTACTCACAGAGAAAGTGTTCTACGTTCAAGGGGTCTATCACCATTAGAATATAAAGGTCTCTAAGTGAGTAGAAGAGTTCCTTGACAACCACGATGGCTTCGACAGTTATGCTGCACAAATGTGTTCTCCTGAAACTACTGATATGGTACTACTATGGTTGCTTCGACAAGTTTGTCTTCGATCCTTATGTCTGATTGTGGTCTAGGGTTAATGTTAGAATAGGATTTGTTCCAACAGATCATTCCCTAGTTTTGATGGGCATCCTGAATTGCCGATGACCACGTTTATTATGTTTCATATCGGAAACACGAAAACAATCGTCTTCAACACATAAATCACTGCAGCCGCTTGGTCAGTTTTATTGTTGGTTTCCACTATTTACAtttcagaaaatagacatcGATATCTCAGGACTCGTACCAAATCCTCACCATATTCACCTTCACCTTCTTTCCATTCGTATTCTCGTGGTCTCATTTCTGGAAGAGAGCTGGAAAGGACATGCATTTTTAATATACGCGAACAAGACAGCTAAACCAAAAACTAGTAATCCactattaaaaacaaaaaaaattacaaaaagtgAACCCCAGGAACCATAATACAGATAACAAAAACACGCAAAACCGCCGCAAGATAAAAGGAAAGTGAAAAAAGAGACGTTCCAGTTTCCACTCTAATACATGTAAACCTCAACCAAAAGCTGGAGGACATCAGTAAACAAAGAATTGATCAGACAAACAACATTGTCATGCAGAGGCACACAGTGactatgtatgtatgtacttgCACATTATATGATAAGGACGATTACGACGATCACGACGACCACGACCAAAACTACCAGCACCCACCAACACTGCAACAGATAATAGACCAACATTGAAGATAAGATACGCTGCTTCAGACAAGAATTTGACAGGAAATAACAAACAGGAGATAATCAGAATCAAATTCTAAGATAACGTAAAATTATTGTGTGGTAGGGTGATCTTGTTCGCAAACTACCCAAACATGTCCTCTACAAAATCTCTGCTACCCCAGACCAGACAGTCTTCTTGCTATTTGTCACTAAACAAAACAAGTGAAAGTTTTGTGTTCGCAATTTTGCTCGTAAATTCCATTTCTTATTGCAACCTAATGTCTTCTTTTCTATATTATGTATCACAGTCTAGATGACTTGATGTGAGGATGCTAATTCCTTTTGTGATAACATTAATTCTCACTTCTTTTTTTAACGTGCACAATTCTAAACACATCCTTTTCCCCTAACAGATCAATCACAAAGAACTAAACACCCTGTATTAATGGTAAGTGGGGTAGATAAGACGTGAAAGTTAACtagtttgtttaatttattgttTACTCCTTACCCATGAGCATCTGGATTTAACTCCTTTGGACGCCTTAGCTAGTTGAACTCTAGCTTGGGTCGTTGCAGCAGAAGAGTTGTCAATGTTTGATTGAATGTCATCTGCAATGATAGAACAATATGCCcgataaataaaataagagcAAAAAGCTCCATGAATGCAAAGTGAAAGTGAGCTGTATTACCAATGACTACACCCTGCTCATGGACGAGAACAGCAAGGTCCTTGAAAATTTCACTAGCTTCCCCTATTTGTGCTTCTATGTCTCGAATACCCTGTTCCCTCTCCTCAATGATGGCCTCATTGAAAGCAACCTCATTATCAAGCAAAAGTAACTCCTGCCTGTAGGTGAGGTGTTTGTTCAAAACAGAAATGCGAATCCTTGTAAAACGTGTATCAACCCAACCCATGTGTAAGGGTGTGTGCATGCAAAGATGCTCAAACTATTAACCATACACGGTCAGTTGTCAGCCGAAGTTAAGACTCCCTCCCAATGTACACGATTCATAGAAGCAACTTGAGACTTTGAGCCACTGAAAATACAAAAGATAACTTTGGCCATAGCCATGGGATGGGATGGGAGCTCCAAGTTTTTTAACAATACAAGAGTTAAAAAGTCGAACTGAAGAACGGTAAGCAATATTCAATCATTTTTTCATATGATGAAAAGACAAAAGTGGAAGGTGAAGGGAAGGATGATGTGAAATTGGTAACGAGTCAATGAgagaagaaataataaaacgaaaagaaaaaggaCTGGAATGTTAGGCAGAGCAAATGATGTGAATATAGATAGAGAGCATGGAAATGGGTTACCTCTTTTGGTCCTGAAGGAAAGGTTGGCGGTGCTGATCCCTGGTGCTGCCACTGCTAGGTTCCAAATATTCCCCAGAGGCAGAGGCGGAAGCTGCAGAGCTGTTGTCAAAGCAAGCACCAATAAAACAAGgagaacaaaaacaaacaagaacAGGAACAAGGTGTGGAGGTAAGCCAATgtcatacatacacacacaaacacaagtATAAATATTTGAATTAGAAAGGTGATAAGGAGGAGAAATGTAGCAGTAGGGTAGGGGTGGTACGTTGGCAAGGAAGGCATGTAAGTAGACTCGCGCTCAGAGGCGAGCTGTTGAACTTTCTGAAATTCTTGCAATGTGGTCTGGAAATCTCTTGCAAGCTTCGCATCTTCTATCTGCTTACTCGGCTGAAAAATCATCACAAcattttttcttattattattattattatttttttgaaatttgaattaaattagaaagaaagaaatgccTGAAATTGTTGCAGTGTGATTTAGTTTAGTAGATGAAATTCAAAAGGCGGAGGCATGAGTGATGAGAGTGAgttgagtgagtgagtgagtgagtgaggtAAAGAAAGAAACGCACATTGACATTGGATTGGTGATCAGATTGGGTGAGGGATTTGAGCTTGGCAGACGTATCTTTTACCAGCTCAAGTACGCGTTGCCTCGTGTTGTGCCTGCACTTTGCATTTCCACTCGTTACATTACATAACAATAAGAACACATTAATCATGAACGATTTTGCataacagagagagagagagagagacgcaCAGCTTCTGGCGGTGATCGGGAGTGTCCTTGGCAGTCCCGATGGCATCGACCAGTCGACGGAAAGTGCCGACGGCAGTGTTGATCTGGAATATACCGGCAGCCACCGCCTGAGACGGAAACGCCGATGCCTTCCTTCCCCATCCTCCTCCGCCACTCTGCACATCTTGAAAGCTCATTTCTTCcttctgtttttttctttctttctttcttgttaatttctaaTAAGATCAGTTGGGAAGGAGAGGGCGCATCACAGCTTCACAGGACAGCTGCTTGATTGATGaaataaattaaatcaaaattaatAGAGTTAGACTTGGACCAGTGGGATCCATCATCGATCTACGCTCCACGTTTCTCTCTTTCCTACTAATCTATCTGTAACTGTAAAGTGAGCCGTCCTCCAAAACAGAGACAACACTAGAAATATTTTTGCTTTGCTGCCTGGCACTAGCAAATTTGCTCTTAATGTtggtattttccttttcttttcaattcatTAACGTCATAATTTAGTGATGATGCTCCGATCTTTCTCTTAACGTCGGAAGAGGTTCGATTTCTCTCCACCAATTGactgaaaattaaataaaaagaaatccaTCGCTAATTAGACATCTGAcatttttctcccttttttgtatttatgtatttatttcatttcatacttgtaaatttattatttctAATAtgtaaattgaataaattaaataaaaattagataATGGCATGATTTTATTTCTATACGCAtttgaattcaataaataaatagataatTAAATGATAGAATcgaatcagaaaattaaaaaaaaccatttCCTGTAAAAGAATACAAAAGCCACAAAATTAATTTGTGACAGTGGACGACCACATTCTGTAATTTATCTGCATACGTGGCTTCACCTGTCGATTTTATACCCGTCAGTCAACGGCGCACCGCAACCACCAACCAAATGGCAAATACCAAACCAAAGTAGCAAATTAGCAACAGCAAGGAAGAGAAACAAGAGTAATTAGAGACTAGAGAGCACCTCCACcatttgaaatgatttctctTCTCTATCTCTACTAGTAATAGCAAGTGCAGAACTACTCCACTTTACAGAATTACAGATGAGCATTTAAATTAGTATCTAACTATGCATATACCCTACCAACGGAATGACTGATCCTTCCTTCCgtatacaaatacaaataggATTATCGTCGTCGTATGCATGTGTATGGCGTATGCGGATGCATGCATGACAAGAAGAGTGCGTATTTCGCTGCCCCACACACACCTGTTTGTATGTATGCATCTATGCATGTATGATGTATCTCCCTCCACTTGTCTTGCTTACCTAATTCACAAGTAACCTGCAGTGCAGAGTACTGATATAACTTAGACCCATTTGAATAAACCAACCATCAGATCAATTGGTGATGACTTACCAAGTGACTCACGCAGGTATACGGCATCTTGGCTTTACAACAAATTCAGGCAGATATATTTGGCTCTCTCTTTTTACGACCCAATCAATATGCTAATGCTCAAGGCTTCCAAGTACGGCAAAAGGGTTAACAAATCCACTCCATCGT belongs to Malus sylvestris chromosome 17, drMalSylv7.2, whole genome shotgun sequence and includes:
- the LOC126610993 gene encoding syntaxin-22-like isoform X2 — protein: MSFQDVQSGGGGWGRKASAFPSQAVAAGIFQINTAVGTFRRLVDAIGTAKDTPDHRQKLHNTRQRVLELVKDTSAKLKSLTQSDHQSNVNPSKQIEDAKLARDFQTTLQEFQKVQQLASERESTYMPSLPTSAASASASGEYLEPSSGSTRDQHRQPFLQDQKRQELLLLDNEVAFNEAIIEEREQGIRDIEAQIGEASEIFKDLAVLVHEQGVVIDDIQSNIDNSSAATTQARVQLAKASKGVKSRCSWLSSRNETTRIRMERR
- the LOC126610993 gene encoding syntaxin-22-like isoform X1 gives rise to the protein MSFQDVQSGGGGWGRKASAFPSQAVAAGIFQINTAVGTFRRLVDAIGTAKDTPDHRQKLHNTRQRVLELVKDTSAKLKSLTQSDHQSNVNPSKQIEDAKLARDFQTTLQEFQKVQQLASERESTYMPSLPTSAASASASGEYLEPSSGSTRDQHRQPFLQDQKRQELLLLDNEVAFNEAIIEEREQGIRDIEAQIGEASEIFKDLAVLVHEQGVVIDDIQSNIDNSSAATTQARVQLAKASKGVKSRCSWCWWVLVVLVVVVVIVVIVLII